The Gracilibacillus caseinilyticus genome segment TCTCCTATTTGAGTCGTTGTGTCCCAGCTAATTGTACCCGATTCAATTGCTTCAAGTACTAGATATTCCGTCATCATTTTCGTCATACTAGCTGGAGGTAATTTTAAATCAGACTGTTTCTCATATAAAATTCTCCCTGAATTTGCGTCGACGATGATAGCTGATTCAGCTTTCACGTCTAGACTCGTAGCTGCACTTACCTTGATATTATTGATAGAGAAAGTCGTGATCATCAATACTGTCATCACAACCAAGATGCTAACTTTCTTCATTACGTCCTTCAATGTTCCTACCTCCGACTATTATTTTACGAAATAATTTTATCACAACTAGATCAAATAGAAAATAACGCTTTAAGCCTATTACGAAATAATCCTTTAAAATTGCTTCATGTAAACCTGTCATTGCTAGTAAATAAATCCCCGATCATACAATCTTACAGTTAAGAAAATAACTACCGATAATATGGATTATATTAGTGGATCTGGTTTACAAGATGGTAATTTTGATAGTTTTTTTATGCTTAGCAAAGCTCAGGAAATATGCTCCGCGTCCTGTGGGCACGGCTTCAGCCAGGCTACTACTTGAACTACTTCATTGCTGCCTTGTGCCTTCAAAGCCATACTTGCAGACACAGGCACAGACTAAGTGGATCTTCAGCTCGTGCTGACGCATGAGGAGTCTCTGCATATTTCCGGAGCTTAGAGGAAGTTCTACAACGTATGGAACAGCTAAAAGCAGCGGTGCTAGGCATATTGTTATGCAGAATTCGAATGCTATTTAGCTCAATATGCTAGCTCTTGTATAAGTTGTAGAACCCATACATTAGCTTCAGCCGTGCCCCGCAGGACGCGGAGTGGTTGGACGGAGCGGTATCCCAGCACATGAATCATTTCAAAATGACCACCAAGTTAGTTATCAGAATCCATATTTCTTCAATCTTGCCTATAATTCGCCTTCATAACAGCATGTAAACTTCCCCTGCTTATAAAGAAAAACTTGGATGGTCCAAGTTTTTCTCTGTCTATCTCATGATTATGTTAACGAATAGTTCGGTGATTCTTTTGTGATTTGTACATCGTGAGGATGACTTTCACGTAATCCTGCACCGGTCATTCGGATAAAGCGTGCGTCATTACGCAACACTTCAATATCTTTCGCACCACAATACCCCATACCGGAACGTAATCCGCCTAATAATTGGTGAACGGTATCTGCTAATGGTCCTTTATAAGCAACTCGACCTTCAATTCCTTCAGGCACGAGCTTTTTCGCATCTTGTGAATCTTGGAAATAACGATCATTTGAGCCAGATTTCATGGATGTCACTGAGCCCATTCCACGATATACTTTATATCTTCTGCCTTGGAAAATTTCAGTTTCTCCAGGACTTTCAGATACACCTGCGAACAAGCTTCCTAACATAACAGCATGCGCACCAGCTGCAATCGCCTTGGTAACATCACCAGAAAATTTAATTCCACCATCTGCAATGACTGGAATATTGAATTTTTGTGCTTCTGTCGCACAATCATTCACAGCAGTAATCTGTGGCACACCTACACCTGCTACTACCCTTGTCGTACAAATAGAACCAGGTCCGATTCCAACTTTGATAATATTGGCACCAGCTTCAATTAATGCTCTTGTCGCTTCAGCAGTAGCAACATTTCCTGCAATAATATCAATGTTAGGGTATTTATCACGTACACGCTTCACCTGCTCTAATACACCTTGAGAATGTCCATGCGCAGTATCAACAACCAATACGTCCACACCTGCTTCTACCAGTTTATCAATGCGTACCATCGAATCAGCTGTTATACCTACTGCAGCGCCGACTAATAAGCGTCCTTGCTTGTCCTTTGCGGAATGAGGAAATTCAATTACTTTTTCGATATCCTTAATCGTAATTAGTCCCTTTAATACATTGTTGCTATCCACAAGAGGTAATTTCTCAATCTTGTGCTCTTGCAGAATTTTTCCAGCTTCTTCAAGCGTTGTTCCCACTGGAGCTGTCACAAGGTTTTGACTCGTCATCACATCAGAGATCTTAATGGAATAATCTTCGATAAAACGCAGATCACGATTGGTTAAAATACCGACTAATTTCTGCTCATCTTCATTGTTGACGATAGGTACCCCTGAGATACGGAATTTGCCCATTAAATGCTCTGCATCAAATACTTGATGTTCTGGCAACAGGAAGAATGGATTCGTAATGACGCCACTTTCAGAACGTTTAACACGATCAACTTGTTCTGCTTGTTCCTCAATGGACATGTTTTTGTGAACGACACCAATACCACCTTGTCTAGCAATGGAAATTGCCATTTTCGCTTCCGTTACCGTGTCCATTCCAGCACTAAGAAAAGGAATGTTCAGTGTAATATTGTCGGAAAGTTTGGTACTCACGGAAACATCTCTTGGTAATACATTAGATTCCGCTGGCAACAGCAATACATCATCAAATGTTAATCCTTCTTTTGCGAATTTGTCTGTTCTCATCATGCAGCCTCCTTAAATATATGAATGTTTATTTTGTGGAAAAATTGGAAAGATAAGCAACTCTCTATCTCTAGAGAATCATCTATTTTCGAGGGTTGTATCCTTAACTATTGTTATTTACAATACGATATGTTTTGGCTATTTTCAACCTTTTTTTTTACTGAAATCAGCGCTTTAAAATAACGATATGATCAGATCAATAATGTAAGAGGTTACATACAAAAAATATTTTTATAGATACTCTCCCGAAACACCTAGCTAACTCGACTTATCGATGCATGTATCCAATAGAAAAATAACGTACCACCATCACTCCGTCTTATTATTCCGGGATAACAGCTAAAAAAAACTGTCTCACAGATAGTATGTATTGCGACATGAAGCCTATACCTTAGTAAAGCGACAGTCGTTCTTACTATCCGTTGAGACAGTTGATATTAATCAGATATAATCTTTTCTATAAAAATAGCTTGTTTCTCATCGAGGTTGATAATTTCTTCTGTATCGATCACGCGTACGATCGGTCGTGTAGGTATATTAGGATCGATAAAAATAATAAATGCTTCTTGCTTGTTAGACAGCTGGACACGTGTACCAATTGTCACGTTCATTAAGGAGTCGATAAATTTCTGTAAAACGGTAAAATCAAATTTCTTATATTTAAGCTTGAGCATCTCTGCCATCACCTTAAAAGGCGACTGTTTTCTTCGGTAAATTCGTTCAGATGTCATCGCATGATACGTATCACAGACAGCGATGATTTTGGCATACGGATGAATCTTTTCTTCTGTAACGCCGATAGGGTAGCCACTTCCATCCATTCGTTCATGGTGCTGTAATATTGACAATTTCATCGCCTGCGTTACAAAAGGAATATCTTTCACCATTCGATAGGATAAAGTCGAATGCTTCTTAATTTCCTCGTATTCAGCAATCGTCAGCTGTGATTCTTTCGTTAACCAATTTTCATTTAATTTTGCCATACCACAATCAGCAAGCAAACCAGCCATCCCTACCTGTTTCCATTCCTGCTGGTAGCCCAGTTTTTTGGCTAAATAGGCCGATAATAAAGCAACTGATACAGCATGATGATAAAAATAATCCTTTTTAGAAGCGAATTGATGTAACAAAAATAAATCCAAATGAATTTCATTGATGTAATCAAATAACGGATTCATCATTTGACGCACAT includes the following:
- the guaB gene encoding IMP dehydrogenase; this translates as MRTDKFAKEGLTFDDVLLLPAESNVLPRDVSVSTKLSDNITLNIPFLSAGMDTVTEAKMAISIARQGGIGVVHKNMSIEEQAEQVDRVKRSESGVITNPFFLLPEHQVFDAEHLMGKFRISGVPIVNNEDEQKLVGILTNRDLRFIEDYSIKISDVMTSQNLVTAPVGTTLEEAGKILQEHKIEKLPLVDSNNVLKGLITIKDIEKVIEFPHSAKDKQGRLLVGAAVGITADSMVRIDKLVEAGVDVLVVDTAHGHSQGVLEQVKRVRDKYPNIDIIAGNVATAEATRALIEAGANIIKVGIGPGSICTTRVVAGVGVPQITAVNDCATEAQKFNIPVIADGGIKFSGDVTKAIAAGAHAVMLGSLFAGVSESPGETEIFQGRRYKVYRGMGSVTSMKSGSNDRYFQDSQDAKKLVPEGIEGRVAYKGPLADTVHQLLGGLRSGMGYCGAKDIEVLRNDARFIRMTGAGLRESHPHDVQITKESPNYSLT
- a CDS encoding HD-GYP domain-containing protein, whose protein sequence is MKKKSKKQKKKSEKSQKKRTSQNKSNKGVIYLQVHPQQLVTGCILTKQVTGKTKHPIIEQDTVIKEKHIKVLEHFQIKKVEVSDKLQSGQTYTPEHLQITDKSSEPPVQRKSKASFASLYVNTVAYYKEMFKKWQSGSNLEIHHVRQMMNPLFDYINEIHLDLFLLHQFASKKDYFYHHAVSVALLSAYLAKKLGYQQEWKQVGMAGLLADCGMAKLNENWLTKESQLTIAEYEEIKKHSTLSYRMVKDIPFVTQAMKLSILQHHERMDGSGYPIGVTEEKIHPYAKIIAVCDTYHAMTSERIYRRKQSPFKVMAEMLKLKYKKFDFTVLQKFIDSLMNVTIGTRVQLSNKQEAFIIFIDPNIPTRPIVRVIDTEEIINLDEKQAIFIEKIISD